The sequence below is a genomic window from Streptomyces sp. V1I1.
CGACCACGGCAAGACCACTCTCACCGCCGCCATCACCAAGGTCCTCAGCGAGCGCGGGACCGGCACGTTCGTGCCGTTCGACCGGATCGACCGGGCGCCCGAGGAGGCGCAGCGGGGCATCACCATCAACATCGCGCACGTCGAGTACGAGACCGACACCCGGCACTACGCCCATGTGGACATGCCCGGCCATGCCGACTACATCAAGAACATGGTCACCGGAGCCGCCCAGCTCGACGGGGCGATCCTCGTCGTCTCCGCGCTCGACGGGGTCATGCCGCAGACCGCCGAGCACGTCCTGCTCGCCCGCCAGGTGGGCGTCGACCACATCGTCGTCGCGCTCAACAAGGCGGACGCGGGCGACGACGAGCTCACCGACCTGGTGGAGCTGGAGGTCCGCGAGCTGCTGACGGCCCATGGGTACGGCGGCGACGCCGCGCCGGTCGTCCGGGTGTCCGGACTCAAAGCGCTGGAGGGCCACCCACGCTGGGCCGGGGCCGTCGAGGCGCTGCTCGACGCTGTCGACACGTATGTGCCGATGCCCGTCAGGTACACGGACGCGCCGTTCCTGCTCCCGGTGGAGAACGTCCTCACCATCACCGGGCGCGGCACGGTCGTCACCGGCGCCGTCGAGCGCGGCACCGTCCGCGTGGGCGACCGGGTGCAGGTCCTCGGGGCCGACACCGAAACGGTGGTCACGGGACTGGAGACCTTCGGCAAGCCGATGGAGTCCGCGGAGGCCGGGGACAACGTCGCCCTGCTGCTGCGTGGCATGGCGCGCGACGCGGTCCGCCGAGGGCATGTGGTGGCGGCGCCCGGCAGCGTCGTACCAAGCCGGCGCTTCACCGCGCAGGTGTACGTACTCTCGGGCCGCGAGGGCGGCCGCACCACCCCGGTCTCCACCGGCTACCGGCCGCAGTTCTACATCCGCACCGCGGACGTCGTCGGCGACATCGACCTCGGTGAGTCGGCGGTCGCGCGGCCCGGCGACACGGTCACCATGACCGTCGAGCTGGGACGTGACATCCCGCTGGAGCCCGGCCTCGGCTTCGCGATCCGCGAGGGCGGCCGCACGGTCGGCGCCGGCACGGTCACCGCACTGGTCTGATCCGGCCCCGGCAGGCCTCCCGCACCTCACGGGAGGCCGGCCGGGGCACATGTCCGGGCACAATGAGACGGTGAACGAGCAGATCCCCGTCCTGCGTGACGTCGACGGCGGCACCGCCAAGCTGATGCCCGACGTCGACCGGGAGCGGGCCTGGCTGCTGACGGTGGACGGCGCACCCCAGTCGTACGTCGACCTGGACGCGCCCACCCATCTGGAGTTCGAGTACGCGCAGCGCCTCGCCCATGTCGTCGACTGCGCCGCGGACGAGGGCGTACCGCTCGATCTGCTCCACCTCGGCGGCGGTGCGCTGACCCTGCCCCGCTATGTGGCCGCGACCCGGCCCGGCTCGCGCCAGGACGTGGTGGAGGCGGACCGCGGACTGCTGGAGCTCGTCGCCGAGCATCTGCCGCTGCCCGCGGGATCGGGCATCGAGGTGCACGGCGCGGATGCCCGCGCCTGGGTCGAAGCGGCCCCCGCGGACTCGGCGGACGTACTGATCGCGGACGTCTTCGGCGGCTCGCGGGTACCGGCCCATCTCACCTCGGTCGAGTACGCACGGGCGGCGGAGCGCGTCCTGCGCCCCGGCGGGATCTACGCGGCCAACCTCGCCGACGGCGCGCCCTTCGCCTTCCTCCGCTCCCAACTGGCCACGTTCGCCGCGGTGTTCGGCGAGCTCGAGCTGATCGCCGAACCTGCCGTGCTGCGCGGCCGGCGCTTCGGCAACGCCCTGCTGCTCGCCTCGCACATCCCCATCGACACGGCCGCCCTGGCCCGCCGCACCGCCGCCGACGCCTTCCCGGCGCGGGTCGAACACGGCCCCTCGCTGACCCGGCTCATCGGCGACGCGACGGCGGTACGGGACGCGGACGCGGTGGCGTCACCCGATCCGCCCGACGGCGCTTTCAGCGTCGGCTGAGGGCGGTACGGCAGTGCCCACCGCGACCTCCTTGGTACGGCGGGTCAGATTCCGTACATCCGGCACGAACAGCACCGCGGCGGTGACCAGCACCACC
It includes:
- a CDS encoding spermidine synthase, with amino-acid sequence MNEQIPVLRDVDGGTAKLMPDVDRERAWLLTVDGAPQSYVDLDAPTHLEFEYAQRLAHVVDCAADEGVPLDLLHLGGGALTLPRYVAATRPGSRQDVVEADRGLLELVAEHLPLPAGSGIEVHGADARAWVEAAPADSADVLIADVFGGSRVPAHLTSVEYARAAERVLRPGGIYAANLADGAPFAFLRSQLATFAAVFGELELIAEPAVLRGRRFGNALLLASHIPIDTAALARRTAADAFPARVEHGPSLTRLIGDATAVRDADAVASPDPPDGAFSVG
- the tuf gene encoding elongation factor Tu, which produces MPKTAYVRTKPHLNIGTMGHVDHGKTTLTAAITKVLSERGTGTFVPFDRIDRAPEEAQRGITINIAHVEYETDTRHYAHVDMPGHADYIKNMVTGAAQLDGAILVVSALDGVMPQTAEHVLLARQVGVDHIVVALNKADAGDDELTDLVELEVRELLTAHGYGGDAAPVVRVSGLKALEGHPRWAGAVEALLDAVDTYVPMPVRYTDAPFLLPVENVLTITGRGTVVTGAVERGTVRVGDRVQVLGADTETVVTGLETFGKPMESAEAGDNVALLLRGMARDAVRRGHVVAAPGSVVPSRRFTAQVYVLSGREGGRTTPVSTGYRPQFYIRTADVVGDIDLGESAVARPGDTVTMTVELGRDIPLEPGLGFAIREGGRTVGAGTVTALV